A portion of the Romeriopsis navalis LEGE 11480 genome contains these proteins:
- a CDS encoding DUF4242 domain-containing protein: MSLVIVETLSDAPLTPDEPTETDFRILSCVTERQGEWRYSLLSNDRRRMICTFDAPDAESIRDSYRKAGGFFSQVWTAEAMKLAIKQSPRNQETLKVFEVTYPNELSAADREATTQKLMSNLTHQGVEWVQSYVSKDRSKLICELNAPDNGVVESAHEELGLSCDRMWPAMLIAP; this comes from the coding sequence ATGTCTTTAGTTATTGTCGAAACACTATCAGATGCGCCTTTAACGCCGGATGAGCCAACGGAGACAGATTTTCGCATTTTGAGTTGTGTGACTGAACGTCAAGGCGAATGGCGATACTCATTGCTATCAAATGATCGTCGTCGCATGATTTGCACATTTGATGCGCCAGATGCGGAGTCGATTCGTGATTCATATCGCAAAGCCGGTGGGTTCTTTAGTCAGGTTTGGACCGCCGAGGCGATGAAATTGGCGATTAAGCAGTCACCCAGAAATCAGGAGACGTTAAAGGTATTTGAAGTGACATATCCCAATGAACTATCGGCGGCCGATCGTGAGGCGACAACGCAAAAGCTGATGTCAAATTTGACACATCAAGGGGTGGAGTGGGTGCAGTCCTATGTATCGAAGGATCGATCGAAGTTAATTTGTGAACTGAATGCACCAGACAATGGGGTGGTTGAATCAGCACATGAGGAATTAGGCTTATCGTGCGATCGAATGTGGCCAGCAATGCTAATTGCACCATAG
- a CDS encoding BTAD domain-containing putative transcriptional regulator: MSLTLRISLLGGFSLIYGDQPLSTITAGRSQRLLAYLMLYRAKAQPRERVAFQIWPDSNEAQARANLRKELSRLRRGLPADEEWLWTDTKLLQWRPKGDYSLDIEAFEVAAAQVAATANQATRRSNLEQAINLYRGDLLPNFDDDWVFPERERLRQLYSRSLEQLTSLLEAQQEYPLALTHAQQMLRLDELNEAAYCTLMRLYGLMGDRSNALQMYHQCMTILREELGIDPSTTTRKLYEQLLCDDDVPTSTGNAVANRPLNTTPETATTQISSLAISQSHVAQFPLVGRELEWSALRQWSNPTLKHPDQVNASQSANVMLLVGEPGIGKTRLMEELQATAQANQAQVLWAQGFAAEMMRPYGIWIDALRSAGMVPDVNDVSVSPELRFLLPELGQPPLTPPDPSQLLDAVVQLLVERAKQAPLVMILDDIQWFDEASSTLMHYAIRLLRPLPVLFACTARPREMEDNMTMQRVFQALRREQKLQRIDLEPLDREQTADLIRSTQAVDPADLSLEIVNQVFIDSGGNPLFTLEIARALAQQQTGQTNNIEALIQDRLQLLDDDAQAVLPWAAALGRSFNPSTIAQVANYPLATLLGAIEELEQQSIIRPSATVAHERDYDFAHDIVRRVVYQQLSAPRRQLVHLQISQQLQAHHAQDPSMAGDIAHHAALGGEQAVAAAAYLGAAEHGLRLFAYTDALELAQKGIEYCEGLTPKKQIPLRAKLIEACVVAGVTGERGAELAEEVQQLHQQAAALNLTEAATIVMDSLLNIQFVLDNYVELHEHSLQMAAASRVANPADAVRMLAHSGSCLAEIGRDMIRAEAVLLEAQSLAERLGLRSADINCGLGCIHRHYGRYAAARSNLRTALAVTQAEQDHWIEILYLRYLIMVEIEADTPVDALSDCETMITLADQMQSDGSEVAIARGLKALVRYCLAETDAELDLVQALDVLEQLDSQRSLAYLLLWAGKADFDGGRYELAVTRSTMALDIAKRLDQPSEIAHSWALWVQGLWAMGERRLAATQYGILQEIVDRDFINLPARQALEQLSQQIQARAPAISRHSQQR; encoded by the coding sequence ATGTCCCTCACTTTACGTATTAGCCTCCTCGGTGGATTCTCACTGATTTATGGTGATCAACCGCTTAGTACAATCACGGCCGGACGATCGCAGCGCTTATTGGCCTATCTGATGCTATACCGAGCGAAGGCGCAGCCCCGTGAGCGGGTGGCGTTCCAAATCTGGCCCGACTCGAATGAAGCACAGGCCCGCGCCAATCTGCGTAAGGAACTCAGCCGTTTGCGTCGGGGACTACCAGCTGATGAGGAATGGCTATGGACCGATACGAAATTACTGCAATGGCGACCTAAGGGTGACTATAGTTTAGATATTGAAGCCTTTGAAGTTGCAGCCGCACAGGTTGCAGCCACAGCGAATCAAGCAACTCGCCGGAGCAATCTGGAACAGGCAATCAACTTATACCGAGGCGACTTGCTCCCAAATTTCGATGATGATTGGGTCTTCCCAGAACGTGAGCGCTTACGTCAGCTTTATAGCCGTTCATTAGAGCAATTGACGAGTCTGTTAGAAGCGCAACAGGAGTATCCCCTCGCCCTTACCCATGCTCAACAAATGCTGCGGCTTGATGAGCTAAATGAGGCCGCCTACTGTACCTTAATGCGGCTATACGGCTTGATGGGCGATCGATCGAATGCGCTGCAAATGTATCACCAGTGTATGACGATATTGCGGGAGGAGTTGGGGATCGATCCCAGTACAACAACAAGGAAGCTCTACGAGCAGTTGCTCTGTGATGATGATGTGCCGACCTCAACGGGCAATGCGGTGGCAAACCGACCCCTGAACACCACTCCAGAGACTGCCACAACCCAAATCTCGTCGCTAGCCATATCACAGTCCCATGTCGCGCAATTTCCCTTGGTCGGTCGTGAGCTGGAGTGGTCCGCACTGCGCCAATGGTCAAATCCCACATTAAAACATCCCGATCAGGTCAATGCCAGTCAGTCCGCTAATGTGATGTTACTAGTGGGTGAACCCGGTATTGGCAAAACCCGTTTGATGGAGGAACTCCAAGCGACTGCCCAGGCAAATCAGGCCCAGGTTTTGTGGGCCCAGGGGTTTGCTGCCGAGATGATGCGCCCCTATGGGATCTGGATTGATGCGTTGCGCTCAGCCGGCATGGTGCCGGATGTGAACGATGTTTCCGTATCACCAGAATTACGTTTTTTATTGCCAGAGTTGGGGCAACCACCATTAACGCCGCCTGATCCCAGTCAGTTATTAGATGCGGTGGTGCAATTGCTGGTGGAGCGGGCTAAGCAAGCGCCGCTAGTGATGATTTTGGATGATATTCAGTGGTTTGATGAAGCATCTTCGACGTTGATGCATTATGCGATACGGCTGTTGCGACCATTACCGGTGTTGTTTGCTTGTACGGCCCGGCCGCGGGAGATGGAAGATAACATGACGATGCAACGGGTGTTCCAAGCATTACGGCGAGAGCAGAAGTTGCAACGGATTGATTTGGAGCCGCTCGATCGAGAACAAACCGCTGATTTGATTCGGAGTACACAGGCAGTAGACCCTGCTGATTTATCACTAGAAATTGTCAATCAGGTGTTTATCGATAGTGGAGGAAATCCGTTATTTACCTTAGAAATTGCGCGGGCTTTGGCCCAGCAACAGACAGGGCAGACCAATAACATCGAAGCCCTGATTCAGGATCGGTTGCAACTGCTTGATGATGATGCGCAGGCCGTCTTGCCTTGGGCCGCCGCACTGGGTCGGAGCTTTAATCCTTCGACAATTGCTCAGGTTGCGAATTATCCATTAGCCACATTGCTGGGGGCGATCGAGGAGCTAGAACAACAGTCAATTATTCGGCCCAGTGCGACAGTCGCGCATGAGCGGGACTATGATTTTGCTCATGATATTGTGCGGCGGGTGGTGTACCAGCAGCTTTCGGCACCACGACGGCAATTGGTGCATTTGCAGATTTCTCAACAACTTCAAGCGCATCACGCCCAAGATCCATCAATGGCAGGTGATATTGCCCACCATGCCGCACTTGGGGGTGAACAAGCCGTTGCCGCAGCCGCATATCTTGGTGCCGCAGAACATGGTTTACGTCTGTTTGCCTATACCGATGCTTTAGAACTGGCTCAGAAGGGAATTGAATATTGTGAGGGGCTAACGCCAAAAAAGCAGATTCCCCTGCGGGCCAAGTTGATCGAGGCTTGTGTGGTCGCCGGGGTGACTGGCGAGCGTGGTGCTGAGTTGGCCGAGGAAGTGCAACAGTTGCACCAGCAGGCGGCAGCATTGAACCTAACTGAGGCAGCGACGATTGTGATGGATTCGCTGCTAAATATTCAGTTTGTGCTGGACAACTACGTAGAGTTGCATGAGCATTCGTTACAGATGGCGGCCGCTAGTCGAGTGGCAAATCCAGCGGATGCAGTGCGCATGTTGGCCCATAGCGGCTCATGCCTAGCGGAAATTGGCCGCGATATGATTCGGGCGGAAGCGGTACTCTTAGAGGCGCAATCGCTGGCCGAACGATTGGGGCTGCGATCGGCGGATATTAACTGTGGGTTGGGATGTATCCATCGGCATTATGGGCGGTATGCAGCAGCCCGATCAAATTTGCGTACGGCGTTAGCCGTTACTCAGGCGGAGCAGGATCACTGGATTGAAATTCTATATTTACGCTATTTAATCATGGTGGAGATTGAGGCGGATACTCCAGTGGATGCTTTGTCTGACTGCGAGACCATGATTACCCTTGCCGATCAAATGCAAAGTGATGGCAGTGAAGTCGCCATCGCACGCGGGTTAAAGGCACTAGTGCGTTACTGTTTGGCGGAAACTGATGCCGAGTTGGATTTGGTCCAGGCGCTCGATGTGCTGGAGCAGTTGGATTCCCAGCGATCGTTGGCTTATTTGCTGTTGTGGGCCGGTAAAGCAGATTTTGACGGTGGGCGATATGAATTAGCCGTGACGCGATCGACGATGGCTTTAGATATTGCTAAACGTTTGGATCAGCCGAGTGAAATTGCTCACAGTTGGGCGCTTTGGGTGCAGGGTTTATGGGCGATGGGAGAACGGCGCTTGGCAGCAACGCAGTACGGAATTTTGCAGGAAATTGTCGATCGCGATTTTATCAATCTCCCGGCGAGACAGGCCCTGGAGCAATTGAGTCAACAAATACAGGCGCGTGCTCCGGCAATCAGTCGGCATTCGCAGCAACGCTGA
- a CDS encoding two-partner secretion domain-containing protein, which yields MMMHHRDRPILRWSIHHCCLWGMLTVGGSLMPSIAMAQITPTTNWGGENSRLNPAGLVNGQSALVIEGGATRGNNLFHSFQQFNVANVQRVYFANPANTSLIFSRVVGGQPSNILGTLGVNGLASLFLLNPQGVIFGPNAQLDIRGAFTATTANAVQFGNQGTWAIAPTSNPPLLSIAPSALTFAANQGAITSQSQNLVGAAGQSLLLLGRSVQLNGGNITVPGGRVELGGINGDGTLALQQRGNQFEIVALQGIPADVTMTNATTVNLRSNNGGDFVVGANNFTLSGEGTQIQTGLADNVSQPNAQAGNVDIQAINAVTIQNSATIDRLIPATASGGNGQIRIEAKTIDLLNGGRINSTLEGRGGGGIVSLKADVIRIDEVASNRQSSGIQTGVESGAVGTGSDVTLQARLLQITNGGRVETDTAGTGDAGNITIDLTGEFGSFGLSAARRSRSGIGTFVERNAIGNSGKITINADSVLFQDGAKALVNVAGQGQGKTLAINTIGNVILDGAKPFPGSTPSGLLSLLRDGAVGRSGDIKIRAESLIVQDGAAISTDATGQGDSGNVDVVVRDLAVFDGASPTGFRSTIGTSVERLFFPGFSFVGNAAGQAGTISVTAREVQLTNGGYFASSLTDAPGAAGKIIVNATENVIISGTGTTKLFSPSGSISFEASSGLFTETSDDTSGAGGEIRINSPNLDLSNAALINSLTSSRGPGGNITLNVPEINISGGAQVRVTTLDTARAGDILLNAADRLVVSGTNPNFVPADSPDLQPLFSASAILADTQPDSSGPGGILRINAGDAIVQNQGTISVSSQGQGAAGLLDITARSLLLKDRGSLTAGTSNATGGNINLNLQAALLLRNASTISTTAGTAQAGGDGGNIQIRSPFIVSVPNENSDITANAFSGQGGQVSIDTLALFGLIPRSRSDLAIALGSNEPSQLQPSRLRSNDITAISQIDLNLSGDVRISQLDVDPTQSAARLPDDLLDRSDQINQSLCRVTQGSQFILTGRGGRPTSPIVRQLTPLRTWEDIRFSQVAETAEAKAASMVQMPGTRQIDRLTEAQSWYRSDDGKIHLAAKVNRAKSSWMSLPGC from the coding sequence ATGATGATGCATCACCGCGATCGACCAATTTTGCGCTGGTCTATCCATCACTGCTGCTTGTGGGGGATGCTCACAGTTGGGGGTAGTTTGATGCCGTCGATCGCGATGGCCCAAATTACGCCTACAACCAATTGGGGGGGCGAGAATTCTCGGCTCAATCCTGCGGGTCTTGTGAACGGCCAATCAGCCCTAGTGATTGAAGGGGGGGCGACCCGTGGCAATAATTTATTCCATAGCTTTCAGCAATTTAATGTTGCGAATGTTCAGCGGGTTTACTTTGCCAACCCGGCGAATACATCGCTAATTTTCTCGCGGGTTGTGGGTGGTCAGCCCTCGAATATTCTGGGTACGCTCGGGGTGAATGGCCTGGCAAGTTTATTTCTGCTCAATCCCCAGGGCGTAATTTTTGGCCCCAATGCGCAACTCGATATCCGGGGGGCATTTACCGCGACGACGGCAAATGCTGTGCAATTCGGTAATCAGGGAACGTGGGCGATCGCGCCCACGAGTAATCCCCCATTGCTGTCGATCGCGCCTTCGGCCCTGACCTTTGCGGCAAACCAAGGCGCAATCACGAGTCAATCCCAAAATCTCGTTGGTGCGGCCGGGCAAAGCCTGCTTTTACTGGGTCGATCCGTGCAACTGAATGGTGGCAATATTACAGTTCCTGGGGGCCGCGTTGAATTGGGTGGAATCAATGGTGATGGCACTTTGGCCTTGCAACAGCGGGGCAACCAATTTGAAATCGTGGCACTACAGGGAATTCCGGCGGATGTCACGATGACAAATGCAACTACGGTAAATCTGCGATCGAATAATGGCGGTGATTTCGTCGTAGGGGCCAATAATTTCACACTCAGCGGTGAAGGGACGCAGATTCAAACGGGACTGGCGGATAATGTCAGTCAACCCAATGCCCAGGCGGGCAATGTTGATATTCAGGCGATAAATGCCGTCACGATTCAAAATTCTGCGACGATCGATCGCCTGATTCCGGCCACTGCATCCGGTGGAAATGGCCAAATTCGGATTGAAGCAAAGACGATCGATTTGCTGAATGGTGGACGTATCAATAGCACCTTGGAGGGACGTGGTGGTGGTGGAATCGTTTCCCTGAAAGCGGATGTGATTCGGATTGACGAAGTTGCGTCGAATCGTCAGTCGAGTGGGATTCAAACTGGGGTTGAGTCAGGCGCAGTTGGGACGGGGAGTGACGTAACGCTTCAAGCACGATTGCTGCAAATTACCAATGGGGGGCGAGTGGAAACGGATACGGCTGGCACTGGGGATGCCGGTAATATCACCATTGATCTGACTGGCGAGTTTGGCTCATTTGGACTCAGTGCGGCCCGCCGATCGCGCAGTGGGATTGGGACATTTGTTGAGCGTAATGCGATCGGGAATAGCGGCAAAATCACGATTAACGCTGATTCAGTCTTATTTCAAGATGGGGCCAAGGCCCTGGTGAATGTCGCGGGTCAAGGTCAGGGTAAAACGCTGGCGATTAATACGATCGGGAACGTGATTTTAGATGGGGCAAAGCCGTTTCCCGGTTCAACGCCCAGTGGTTTGCTGTCATTACTCCGGGATGGTGCGGTTGGGCGATCCGGCGACATTAAAATTCGGGCGGAATCCCTGATTGTTCAGGATGGTGCAGCAATCTCGACGGATGCGACGGGGCAAGGTGATAGTGGCAATGTGGATGTGGTGGTGCGTGATTTGGCAGTATTTGATGGCGCATCACCTACGGGCTTTCGCAGTACGATCGGCACTTCGGTTGAACGACTGTTTTTTCCTGGGTTCAGTTTTGTGGGTAATGCGGCGGGCCAAGCGGGTACGATCAGTGTCACAGCCCGTGAGGTGCAGCTGACCAATGGTGGTTATTTCGCGAGTAGTCTGACGGATGCGCCTGGGGCAGCGGGAAAAATTATTGTGAACGCAACGGAGAACGTAATCATTTCGGGAACTGGCACAACTAAACTGTTTTCGCCAAGTGGGTCTATATCATTTGAGGCATCATCGGGTTTATTTACCGAAACCTCGGATGATACGTCCGGTGCTGGTGGGGAAATCCGGATTAACTCCCCCAACCTTGATTTATCAAATGCGGCTTTAATTAATTCTTTGACATCGAGCCGAGGGCCGGGGGGGAATATCACCCTCAATGTGCCGGAAATTAATATTTCTGGCGGTGCCCAAGTCAGAGTGACGACGCTTGATACCGCGCGTGCCGGTGACATTTTGCTCAATGCTGCCGATCGACTTGTGGTCAGTGGAACAAATCCTAATTTTGTCCCTGCCGATAGTCCGGATCTCCAACCGCTGTTTTCAGCAAGTGCGATTTTAGCCGATACACAACCCGACTCTAGTGGTCCCGGTGGTATTCTGCGGATTAATGCGGGTGATGCGATTGTCCAAAATCAGGGCACGATTTCTGTCAGTAGCCAGGGTCAGGGAGCGGCAGGATTGCTGGATATTACAGCCCGTTCTCTTCTGCTAAAAGATCGCGGTTCACTGACTGCTGGCACCAGTAATGCAACGGGTGGCAATATTAATCTCAATCTTCAGGCAGCGCTACTGCTGCGTAATGCGAGTACGATTTCAACGACCGCTGGAACGGCTCAGGCGGGGGGTGATGGTGGGAATATTCAGATTCGATCGCCCTTTATTGTGTCTGTTCCCAATGAGAATAGCGATATTACGGCGAATGCTTTTTCGGGTCAGGGCGGACAAGTATCGATCGATACGCTGGCGCTATTTGGGTTGATTCCTCGGAGTCGATCAGACTTGGCAATTGCCTTGGGCAGTAATGAACCATCGCAGTTGCAGCCATCGCGACTCAGGAGCAATGACATCACCGCCATCTCCCAAATCGATCTGAACCTGAGTGGTGATGTGCGAATTAGCCAATTAGATGTTGATCCGACCCAATCAGCCGCACGCCTACCGGATGACTTGCTCGATCGATCGGATCAAATTAATCAAAGTTTGTGCCGTGTGACCCAAGGAAGCCAATTTATTCTGACGGGGCGGGGTGGGCGTCCAACTTCGCCGATCGTTCGACAACTCACGCCGCTGCGGACTTGGGAGGATATTCGCTTCAGTCAAGTTGCAGAAACTGCTGAAGCTAAGGCTGCGTCGATGGTTCAAATGCCAGGTACGCGGCAAATCGATCGACTCACTGAAGCCCAGAGTTGGTATCGCAGTGATGATGGCAAGATCCACTTAGCTGCTAAGGTAAATCGCGCAAAATCTAGTTGGATGAGTTTACCCGGTTGTTGA
- a CDS encoding PH domain-containing protein: protein MQTFHSKIDNWLLVILALLIITSILGVYISLTQGQTISYLAAVGMLLLGVGMPIWIGLSTQYVVTDRELRVQSGPFRWIVPLSTIASVQATHNPLSGPALSLDRLEIKYGNGRPRSIIVSPANKSAFLSAIGQPVDEL from the coding sequence ATGCAAACATTCCATTCAAAAATCGATAACTGGTTGTTGGTTATCCTCGCCCTGCTAATCATCACATCCATCCTCGGCGTCTATATCAGCCTGACTCAAGGTCAGACAATTTCCTACTTAGCCGCAGTGGGCATGCTGCTCCTCGGCGTCGGCATGCCGATTTGGATTGGCTTATCAACACAATACGTCGTTACTGACCGGGAACTCCGAGTACAGAGTGGGCCATTCCGCTGGATTGTGCCACTCTCAACCATTGCCTCCGTTCAGGCAACCCACAATCCTTTATCCGGTCCCGCACTTTCCCTCGATCGCCTAGAAATCAAATACGGCAATGGTCGCCCTCGATCGATTATCGTCTCACCCGCCAACAAATCCGCATTTCTCAGCGCAATTGGCCAACCCGTCGATGAGCTATAA
- a CDS encoding transposase, with protein sequence MRKSRTLRWKWCYHITIRCNSRAFRLLRRVCREVLLYALSKCREKFGFKLYGLCIMSNHVHYLLEPREPEDLPRLMHWLNWYTAMCFNRMLNRTGHFWEKRYHSTGFPNSDYRRALNTLRYIHGNPKVAAMQQGFFYDFSNYGIYDRLTEDGLTQWHPAFLALAASLELCAAAYRKFCRRYQPKPKPPKRHRWGSKLLGKIRARGKPKKVSPGQKSLWDDWDLPAAEILAVAEKFVQANQYPPKPPDPYSD encoded by the coding sequence ATGCGGAAATCACGAACTTTGCGGTGGAAGTGGTGCTATCACATTACGATTCGGTGTAATAGTCGAGCGTTTCGACTGTTGCGGCGGGTCTGTCGGGAGGTGCTGCTGTATGCGTTATCCAAGTGCCGGGAGAAGTTTGGCTTTAAGCTCTATGGTTTGTGCATTATGAGTAATCATGTACATTACCTGCTTGAGCCAAGGGAGCCGGAGGATTTGCCCAGGTTGATGCACTGGCTTAACTGGTATACGGCGATGTGCTTTAACCGGATGCTGAATCGGACAGGCCACTTTTGGGAGAAGCGGTATCACAGTACGGGGTTTCCGAATAGCGACTATCGGCGGGCGCTGAATACGCTGCGCTATATCCATGGGAATCCGAAGGTAGCGGCGATGCAGCAGGGTTTCTTTTATGACTTTAGTAACTACGGGATTTATGACCGGTTGACGGAGGATGGGCTAACGCAGTGGCATCCCGCATTCTTAGCGTTGGCCGCGAGTCTAGAACTTTGTGCCGCCGCCTATCGCAAGTTTTGTCGGCGGTATCAGCCCAAGCCGAAACCACCGAAGCGGCATCGCTGGGGCAGTAAGCTACTCGGGAAGATTCGGGCGCGGGGAAAGCCGAAAAAGGTGAGTCCGGGACAAAAGAGTCTGTGGGATGACTGGGATCTGCCTGCGGCGGAAATATTGGCGGTGGCTGAGAAATTTGTGCAGGCGAATCAGTATCCGCCGAAACCACCGGATCCCTACTCTGATTGA
- a CDS encoding GUN4 domain-containing protein, translating into MSNNDQQSSSVPSQLAALAIKALKPGGITVGGGYGLWLLFIEHKSAEAIASALIGFCFSYLGKLLEPIHVGNQRRLENVGKAIDQSIDHGLEAVKWRFSGCDGRYLQRQGERCQEYYGTEDFKQPDGIWQINLDDVFVPLNLDLSVGKFGGGVSSEERSQTWQIWDFLAQVKRVPAYRFIAILADGGSGKTTLMRHVTYKYAKGQQRKYGRQVPTLLPFLIFLRKWRDVISENPSITMTDLMMRHLQDLRDGPNLKVPSNWAENKLKHGLIMFDGFDEVAKHQRQTIAEWISRQVNNYPNSVFLLTSRPGGYDDFKEYATEQPTTLRVREFEKIERDTFVQKWYLSQELVFRMGKMSPIVRDEAQRKAANLIGQIDSSPELQKMSGNPLLLNLIARLHKFYPNETLPQLKTELYQEICDLQLGARPSAKRVAMLLDKPLERQQVLQAVALEMVRQNTVQIEKNKLLELIRLALAKLDETADAQSFLKQMVQISELLYEPDTEEYAFSHLSFRNYLAALEISRLNLTDELIAHWHEDWWRETILMYCSQLKPLQLHPLAQAACNGEDKAGNVYLAYDCLVRHPSERIEPDWISELQPLRYQRIEQFMQQGQWREADIENYRLMIQTCGKDFGEYFTVQDLETFPCWDLQRLNSLWLQYSGEKFGFSVQKKIWEECGSPKGYDLTDEERQQWILFCDRVGWRIEGEFMDYENLQKNPSISLQGELPSRGGWWSWVSDIFSRAKTCGL; encoded by the coding sequence GCACTCGCCATTAAGGCTTTGAAACCAGGCGGTATTACCGTTGGTGGGGGTTATGGCCTATGGCTACTTTTTATTGAGCATAAATCGGCAGAAGCAATTGCCTCGGCACTCATTGGATTTTGTTTCTCTTATCTTGGCAAACTCCTAGAGCCTATACATGTAGGCAATCAACGCCGTCTTGAAAACGTGGGCAAGGCGATCGACCAATCCATTGACCATGGGCTTGAAGCGGTTAAGTGGCGTTTCTCAGGTTGTGATGGGCGTTATTTACAGAGACAAGGAGAACGCTGCCAGGAATACTACGGGACAGAAGATTTTAAGCAGCCGGATGGAATTTGGCAGATCAATTTAGATGATGTGTTCGTGCCATTAAATCTCGACCTCTCGGTAGGAAAATTTGGTGGTGGAGTATCGTCAGAAGAGCGGAGCCAAACTTGGCAGATTTGGGACTTTCTGGCCCAGGTGAAACGAGTCCCGGCCTATCGATTTATCGCAATTTTGGCCGATGGTGGTTCGGGGAAGACTACGCTGATGCGTCATGTGACCTACAAATATGCCAAGGGTCAACAACGAAAATATGGGCGGCAGGTACCGACTTTACTACCTTTTCTAATTTTCCTACGAAAGTGGCGCGACGTGATTTCAGAGAATCCGTCAATCACAATGACTGACTTGATGATGCGGCATTTGCAGGATCTCCGCGACGGGCCGAATCTCAAGGTACCCAGCAATTGGGCTGAGAATAAGCTGAAACATGGATTAATTATGTTCGATGGCTTTGATGAGGTAGCCAAGCATCAGCGGCAAACTATTGCTGAGTGGATTAGTCGGCAGGTAAACAACTACCCCAATTCAGTTTTTCTGTTGACTTCTCGACCGGGGGGCTATGACGACTTCAAGGAATATGCGACAGAACAACCCACAACTTTACGTGTCCGCGAATTTGAAAAAATCGAGCGTGATACGTTCGTGCAGAAGTGGTATCTGAGTCAGGAACTCGTGTTTCGGATGGGGAAAATGTCACCCATCGTGCGTGATGAGGCACAACGCAAAGCAGCAAATCTGATCGGGCAAATTGACAGTTCACCGGAATTACAGAAGATGTCTGGGAATCCGTTGCTGTTGAATTTGATTGCACGACTGCATAAGTTTTATCCTAATGAAACGCTGCCACAGCTTAAAACTGAGCTTTATCAAGAAATTTGCGATCTTCAGCTTGGAGCACGCCCCAGTGCCAAACGGGTGGCGATGCTGCTGGATAAACCATTGGAACGACAACAGGTGCTTCAGGCTGTGGCCCTAGAAATGGTGCGACAGAATACGGTGCAAATTGAAAAAAATAAGTTACTTGAGCTGATCAGATTAGCTTTGGCAAAACTTGATGAAACCGCAGATGCTCAGTCTTTTCTGAAGCAGATGGTACAGATCAGCGAGCTGCTATACGAGCCCGATACAGAGGAGTATGCTTTTTCTCATCTTAGTTTTCGTAACTATTTAGCTGCACTAGAAATCAGTCGGTTGAATCTAACGGATGAGCTGATTGCCCATTGGCATGAGGACTGGTGGCGCGAGACGATTCTGATGTATTGCAGTCAGCTAAAGCCACTTCAATTGCATCCACTTGCGCAAGCCGCCTGCAACGGTGAAGACAAAGCAGGGAATGTCTACTTAGCCTACGATTGCTTAGTTCGGCATCCATCTGAGCGGATCGAGCCAGATTGGATTAGCGAATTACAACCCTTGCGCTATCAGCGAATTGAGCAGTTCATGCAGCAGGGCCAATGGCGCGAAGCGGACATCGAAAATTATCGCTTGATGATTCAGACCTGTGGCAAAGATTTCGGTGAATATTTTACAGTCCAAGATCTGGAGACGTTTCCTTGCTGGGATCTGCAACGGCTCAATTCACTCTGGCTTCAATACAGCGGCGAAAAGTTTGGCTTCTCTGTCCAGAAAAAAATTTGGGAAGAATGTGGCAGTCCAAAGGGTTATGATTTAACCGACGAAGAACGACAACAGTGGATATTATTTTGTGATCGCGTCGGTTGGCGCATCGAAGGTGAATTCATGGATTACGAAAACCTCCAAAAGAATCCTTCAATTTCTCTACAGGGAGAATTACCTTCTAGGGGGGGGTGGTGGAGTTGGGTGAGTGATATCTTTTCTCGCGCAAAGACTTGTGGACTGTAG